The segment CCCGTATACCGTTTTCTGGCAAGACAAGATCGTCGGCATCGTGGATCGGCTGGTCAATGGATATGGTGTTGATGGCGTGTATATCGACCAGATCGGCGCGGCCCATGCGGTACGATGTTTCAACCCTGACCATGGTCATTCGCGCGGCGGGGGGACTTTCTGGTTTGACGGCTACCGCAAGATGCTCGATCAGGTCCGAGCGCGGTTGCCCAAGGACCGTATGATCACGACCGAGGAGAACGCCGAATGCTGGAACGACCAGTTTGATGCTCTGCTGATGGTCAACACGCCATCGACCGGCGGGAGGCGGATCATCCCTCTGATGCCGGCGGTCTATGGCGGACGCATCATCACCTTCGGTTTTCAGTACATGGCCGGGGATGACATCGTCAAGTCGCTGCCGTTTCGTGCGAAGATGGCTCGCGCGTTCCTGTGGGGCGCGCAACTGGGTTGGATCGGCGTCGATTCGATCATGGCTGACAACGCCCGCAAGGAGGCTGAATTCCTGAGAAACCTGGCCGTCGCCCGACGAGGAGGACACGAGTTCCTTCTCACTGGCACGTTCCTTGGCGAGGCAGAGGTCACGGGAGACAATCCCCGGCTCATCGGCGAAGGCACCGGTCGCGGCAGCCCGTACGCAATCGACCTGCCGGCCGTGATGGCAACAGCCTGGCTGGCCACGGACGGCACCGTGGGCCTGGCCGTTGTGAACCTTTCAGACCGGCCGCGAACCGTGGAAATCCGGCCACCCTGGAACCGTCTGAACGAGCTGGAGACCGGCGCAGCTCCGAAGCCCGCTGCCGACGACCAGCCTCAGGCGGCACCGATCACCATCGCGGCCTCCGACGCCCGGGTTTTGCGTGCGGCAGGAACGACTCGCCCATCACGGTAGGGGATCTACAGGAAGCAGGGGGTCAAGACATCTCCGTGCATGGGGATCACGAGCGCCTTGGGACACCCGCGGCAGGGGAGGGAGTCTTCTGGGCAACCGGTGTGTGGCTGTGGCGACGGCTGCTCCAGATGTCGATTCGGCGTCCTGCTCCTTGGGTCGGGAACCCATCAGTATCGGTAATGCTCCGGCTTGAACGGCCCGTTGACCGGCACGCCGATGTACCTGGCCTGTTTCTCGGTCAGCTTGGTTAGCTTGGCCCCGAGTTTGCTCAGGTGCAGGGTCGCGACGCGCTCGTCCAGGTGTTTGGGCAGCGTGTAGACCTTCTTCTCGTACTTGCCGGTGTTGCGGTTTTCCCACAGTTCGATCTGGGCGATCACCTGGTTGGTGAAGCTGTTGCTCATCACGAAGCTGGGATGCCCGGTGGCGCAGCCGAGGTTGACCAGGCGGCCCTTGGCCAGCACGATGATCCGCTTGCCATCGGGCCAGATGACGTGGTCCACCTGCGGTTTGATCTCCTCCCACTTGAGATCGCCGAGCCGGTTCACCTGGATCTCGCTATCGAAGTGCCCGATGTTGCAGACAATGGCCTGGTCTTTCATCTGGTCCATGTGCTCACGGGTGATGACGTCAACGTTGCCGGTGGCGGTGACGAAGATGTCGGCCCATTTGCAGGCGTCATCCATGGTGACCACCTGGTAGCCTTCCATGGCGGCCTGCAATGCGCAGATCGGGTCGATTTCGGTGATGTAGACCGTGGCGCCCAGCCCGCGGAACGCCTGGGCACAACCCTTGCCGACGTCGCCATAACCGCAGACCACGCACTTCTTGCCGGCGATCATCACATCGGTGGCCCGCTTGATGCCGTCCATCAGACTCTCGCGGCATCCGTAGAGGTTGTCGAACTTGCTCTTGGTTACCGAATCATTGACGTTGATCGCGGTGAAGAGCAGTTCGCCGTTGCGGGACATCTCGTAAAGGCGATGGACGCCCGTGGTGGTTTCCTCGGTGACGCCGATGACACGCCCGGCCATCTTGTGGAAGAACCGGGCGTCTTTTTCGCGGACGCGGCGCAGGAGGTTGTCGACGACTTCGATCTCGTGGTTGTCTTTGCAGATGGCCGGATGCTTGCCGGTCTTGGCGAACTCGGCCTCAAAAGCCCGGCCGCGATGGATCAGCAGCGTGGCATCGCCGCCGTCATCGACGATGCTGGTCGGCCCGTCGCCGTCCGGCCAGCTCAGCGCCTTGAGCGTGAATTCCCAGTATTCCTCGAGGCTTTCGCCTTTGTACGCGAAGACTGGGATTCCCCGCTTGGCAACGGCCGCCGCGGCGTGGTCCTGAGTCGAGAAGATGTTGCAGCTTGCCCAGCGGACCTCGGCTCCCAGTTCGACCAGCGTTTCGATCAGCACGGCCGTCTGAATGGTCATGTGCAGCGAGCCGGTGATCTTGGCCCCGGCGAGCGGTTTGCGACCCGCGTATTCCTCACGTACGGCCATCAAGCCGGGCATTTCACTCTCGGCGATGGCGATTTCCTTGCGACCCCAGTCGGCAAGTGACAGATCCTTGACCTTGAAATCCGTAACGGCGGTTGCCATTTGTTATGCTCCTGTTCAGAAATCCTTGCGTCTTTGCACTGTTTTTGACTTGCCAAAGCCATTCTGCGCTTCGCGGAAGGCTCGGCTTACGTTCCGTGTTTCACCGCTCGCGCGATCAAGGCGCTGAAACCCGCCCGGTCACGACAAACAATCCGGGTGCATCCACTCGGCTGCGGTCACTTGGTCTGGCCGTGCGCAGCGGCGCGGCTCGAACCTCTCGAAATCCCGCTTGTGCGAGCCAATCGGACACTTGGGCAGGCTCGAAACCCCACCAGCGGTCACCCATTCGTTCGTAGAACTCAGCACACCGATGGTCCTGCTGCTCGATGATCAGAACCCCTCCGCGAGGGTGGACAGTTCGCTTGAGGTCCCGCAGCGATTCGGCCGGCGATTCCACATGATGGAGCACGAGCGAGACAATCGCGAGGTCAATTTCCGCGTCGGCCAACGGCAGACTGCCGAGCGTCCCTTCGCGAAATTCGATATTATCTGCTGCGCGGACCTCCGGTCGGTTTCGGGCGATCTCAATCATTCGGGGAGCCGGATCCACTGCGATGACCTTGCGGAATCGTGCGGATAGCACGGGCAGGAGATAGCCGGTGCCGCTGCCGATATCTGCGGCGGTCCACTCCGTCGGCAGAAGGGCGGTCAGGGCCTCAAGGTGAAAGGCCTCTCCGAAAGCGTCGATCCGCAACCGATCCCACTTGGCCGCGAGGGCGTCAAAGAAACCTCGGTCTCCGGCGTGTCGGCGGCGGACGACTTTCTGTAGCCGATCGGCGACGTCGCCGTCGAGTTGGGCTTGTCCCACCCATTCGAGCAACCGATCTCGCAGGCCGATGACACCGTTGCTCATCGGCCTGAGTGATCCCTGCGAACCTGGCGGCCTCCCCGGAACGACGGCAGCGTCGCTTGGGGGCCGGACGGCGTACATGACCGTTGTTCCCACTCGCCGATCCACCAGCAGACCGGCATCGCGAAGCACCTTCAAATGCCGGCTGACCGTGGATTGCGGCATCCGCAGGATCTCGACCAACTCGGACACGCTCAGATCGTAGTCCGACAGTACCCGAAGGAGCTTCTGGCGGGTCGCATCTGACATCGCTCTGAATACGGTTTCGTTTGCCGTCATGGCCAATCCAGGTATCCGGATGATAGGATATATCGGTAGATGACAGGAAGCAAGCGAGTTTTTGGGAGGGCCAAGGCAGGCGGACATGGCTGGCAGCCAGAATGAGGGCTTTCTGCCCTGAGACGGTATTCCTTGGTGGGATTTGGCCAAGACTCGCAGGAACCCGGAACACCGCTTTTTTCCCGATTATCGGCTTGACTTTGGTTTGCCCGTGCCACAAAATATAGGGGCCAGGTCGGCTGGACCGCCGACATATAG is part of the Phycisphaerae bacterium genome and harbors:
- a CDS encoding metalloregulator ArsR/SmtB family transcription factor yields the protein MTANETVFRAMSDATRQKLLRVLSDYDLSVSELVEILRMPQSTVSRHLKVLRDAGLLVDRRVGTTVMYAVRPPSDAAVVPGRPPGSQGSLRPMSNGVIGLRDRLLEWVGQAQLDGDVADRLQKVVRRRHAGDRGFFDALAAKWDRLRIDAFGEAFHLEALTALLPTEWTAADIGSGTGYLLPVLSARFRKVIAVDPAPRMIEIARNRPEVRAADNIEFREGTLGSLPLADAEIDLAIVSLVLHHVESPAESLRDLKRTVHPRGGVLIIEQQDHRCAEFYERMGDRWWGFEPAQVSDWLAQAGFREVRAAPLRTARPSDRSRVDAPGLFVVTGRVSAP
- the ahcY gene encoding adenosylhomocysteinase, with product MATAVTDFKVKDLSLADWGRKEIAIAESEMPGLMAVREEYAGRKPLAGAKITGSLHMTIQTAVLIETLVELGAEVRWASCNIFSTQDHAAAAVAKRGIPVFAYKGESLEEYWEFTLKALSWPDGDGPTSIVDDGGDATLLIHRGRAFEAEFAKTGKHPAICKDNHEIEVVDNLLRRVREKDARFFHKMAGRVIGVTEETTTGVHRLYEMSRNGELLFTAINVNDSVTKSKFDNLYGCRESLMDGIKRATDVMIAGKKCVVCGYGDVGKGCAQAFRGLGATVYITEIDPICALQAAMEGYQVVTMDDACKWADIFVTATGNVDVITREHMDQMKDQAIVCNIGHFDSEIQVNRLGDLKWEEIKPQVDHVIWPDGKRIIVLAKGRLVNLGCATGHPSFVMSNSFTNQVIAQIELWENRNTGKYEKKVYTLPKHLDERVATLHLSKLGAKLTKLTEKQARYIGVPVNGPFKPEHYRY